Proteins found in one Anabas testudineus chromosome 1, fAnaTes1.2, whole genome shotgun sequence genomic segment:
- the LOC113162677 gene encoding transcription factor Sp6 isoform X2, producing the protein MAHPYEPWLRTAPPSGSSEDMNIPPWWDLHRDIQPGSWIDLQTGQGVGLPSVSPGSSMGLQPSLGPYGSDPQLCTMPPAQHAPASHSSHLFPQDGFKMEPLAPEMLQQEPFSLEEPQETSVSARPKPQRRSSSRGAGQAVCRCPNCVHAEQLGQSTDDNRRKHMHNCHIPGCGKAYAKTSHLKAHLRWHSGDRPFVCNWLFCGKRFTRSDELQRHLQTHTGAKKFSCALCPRVFMRNDHLAKHMRTHESPPGPGEERVNGDGESLLRRQLS; encoded by the exons ATGGCCCACCCTTACGAGCCCTGGTTACGGACAGCACCACCTAGTGGCAGCTCAGAAGACATGAACATTCCTCCCTGGTGGGACCTCCACAGGGACATCCAACcagggagctggatagacctaCAGACAGGGCAGGGTGTTGGCTTGCCTTCAGTGAGTCCGGGGAGCTCCATGGGGTTGCAGCCTTCTTTAGGGCCTTATGGTTCTGACCCACAGCTATGCACCATGCCTCCGGCTCAACATGCTCCAGCCTCGCACTCGTCTCACCTTTTTCCCCAGGATGGCTTCAAAATGGAGCCGCTGGCCCCTGAAATGTTGCAGCAAGAGCCATTCTCCTTGGAGGAACCTCAGGAGACCTCTGTCTCAGCCCGCCCCAAGCCCCAGCGTCGCTCTTCTTCCAGAGGCGCCGGCCAGGCCGTGTGTCGCTGCCCTAACTGCGTCCACGCTGAACAGCTGGGCCAGAGCACCGACGACAACAGGAGGAAGCACATGCACAACTGCCACATCCCGGGCTGTGGTAAGGCCTATGCCAAAACCTCCCACCTGAAAGCTCACCTACGGTGGCACAGCGGGGACCGGCCCTTTGTGTGCAACTGGCTCTTCTGCGGCAAAAGATTCACACGCTCTGATGAACTGCAACGccacctacaaacacacactggagccAAGAAGTTCAGCTGTGCATTATGCCCAAGGGTCTTTATGCGCAATGATCACCTCGCCAAGCACATGCGCACGCACGAGTCCCCACCAGGACCCGGTGAGGAGAGGGTGAACGGAGACG GTGAAAGTTTGTTAAGGAGGCAACTGAGCTGA
- the LOC113162677 gene encoding transcription factor Sp6 isoform X1 produces the protein MAHPYEPWLRTAPPSGSSEDMNIPPWWDLHRDIQPGSWIDLQTGQGVGLPSVSPGSSMGLQPSLGPYGSDPQLCTMPPAQHAPASHSSHLFPQDGFKMEPLAPEMLQQEPFSLEEPQETSVSARPKPQRRSSSRGAGQAVCRCPNCVHAEQLGQSTDDNRRKHMHNCHIPGCGKAYAKTSHLKAHLRWHSGDRPFVCNWLFCGKRFTRSDELQRHLQTHTGAKKFSCALCPRVFMRNDHLAKHMRTHESPPGPGEERVNGDGRMDKGFDAPTPPQSSSNVSASDTTESQLKLKCETDPSVSSVTGQSG, from the coding sequence ATGGCCCACCCTTACGAGCCCTGGTTACGGACAGCACCACCTAGTGGCAGCTCAGAAGACATGAACATTCCTCCCTGGTGGGACCTCCACAGGGACATCCAACcagggagctggatagacctaCAGACAGGGCAGGGTGTTGGCTTGCCTTCAGTGAGTCCGGGGAGCTCCATGGGGTTGCAGCCTTCTTTAGGGCCTTATGGTTCTGACCCACAGCTATGCACCATGCCTCCGGCTCAACATGCTCCAGCCTCGCACTCGTCTCACCTTTTTCCCCAGGATGGCTTCAAAATGGAGCCGCTGGCCCCTGAAATGTTGCAGCAAGAGCCATTCTCCTTGGAGGAACCTCAGGAGACCTCTGTCTCAGCCCGCCCCAAGCCCCAGCGTCGCTCTTCTTCCAGAGGCGCCGGCCAGGCCGTGTGTCGCTGCCCTAACTGCGTCCACGCTGAACAGCTGGGCCAGAGCACCGACGACAACAGGAGGAAGCACATGCACAACTGCCACATCCCGGGCTGTGGTAAGGCCTATGCCAAAACCTCCCACCTGAAAGCTCACCTACGGTGGCACAGCGGGGACCGGCCCTTTGTGTGCAACTGGCTCTTCTGCGGCAAAAGATTCACACGCTCTGATGAACTGCAACGccacctacaaacacacactggagccAAGAAGTTCAGCTGTGCATTATGCCCAAGGGTCTTTATGCGCAATGATCACCTCGCCAAGCACATGCGCACGCACGAGTCCCCACCAGGACCCGGTGAGGAGAGGGTGAACGGAGACGGTAGGATGGATAAGGGCTTTGATGCACCTACACCTCCTCAGTCATCCTCAAATGTGTCTGCATCTGACACCACAGAAtcacagctgaagctgaaatgtgagACAGACCCCTCAGTCTCCAGTGTGACAGGGCAGTCTGGCtaa